The window ATGACGGGTGCCGTGAACAGGCCCTGCACCCGCTGCGCGGACTGCACTTCCTGGGCGAACCGGCGGCGGAACTCGGCGTCCTCCCCGAACTCGGGGCGGATCACCTTGATGGCCACGGGCCGCCCACCGGGCGTGTACGACAGATACACCTTGCCCATGCCGCCCGCGCCGAGCTTGGCGGCCAGCCGGTATCCGCCGATGGTTGTCGGATCGTCTCCCGCAAGCGGCTGAAAGACCGGAGACGAACTCCCCCGGTCAGGCTGCTGAGCATTCATGAACTCACGTCTCCCCCGAAGAATGCCACCATCGACACGGCACCCTATCCAAGGACGACGCGTCGGCGCCCGCTAAGACGGACGTGCCGATCTCCCGCCGCGCAGGCGCCAGTTCAGCGGACCTCGCCGCCCCGGTCCCCGCCTTTTCCTCACCGCCTGGGCGGACTTCCTCCTGCACGCCGCGCGGCAACAGCGGCCGGGCAGCGCCGGAGGCCGCGTCGCCGGCTGCCGGAACCGCTCCGTAGGGTGTCGGCATGTCCCCCGAGTCGCCCCTGATCCAGAGCATGCGGACCGCCGTCGCCACGGCTCCCACCGACGTACCTCTGCGCCTGCATCTCGCCGAGCTGTTGCTCGGTGAGGGTCTGAGCGAGGCCGCGGTCGCCGAGGCCGCCGTGGCGTTGCAGCACGCGCCCGGGGACGCCGGGGCGCGGGCGCTCATGATGCGGGCGATGGGCCTGCCCGCACCGGCTGCCGAAAAGCCGGAGCCGACTCCGGCACCGGAGAAGCCCCGGGCGCAGGAGCCGGCACCGGAGGTGCCCGACGCACCCGCGCCGCCCACCGGCTTCGACTGGGCGGCCGCCGAGAACGAGGTCGCGGACGCCGTACCGCCGCGGTTCGTGACGTCCGGCCCCACCTCCACCGCCCCCGAAGCACCCCTCGCCGCGGACGACGGCGGCGCCCCGGGGGACGCCACGGCCTGGGAGGTCGACACCCCCGGTACCGTCACGCTCGCCGACGTCGGCGGCATGGAGGAGATCAAGGAGCGCCTCGAAGCCGCGTTCCTCGCTCCCATGCGCAATCCCGAACTGGGCAGGCTGTACGGGAAGAGCCTGCGCGGCGGGCTGTTGATGTACGGGCCGCCCGGCTGCGGGAAGACGTTCATCGCGCGGGCCGTCGCCGGTGAGCTCGGGGCGAGCTTCATGTCCGTGTCGATCAACGACGTGCTCGACATGTGGATGGGCAACTCCGAGCGCAACATGCACGAGGTCTTCGAGACCGCCCGCCGCCAGGCACCGTGCGTGCTGTTCCTCGACGAGGTCGACGCGCTGGGAGCCAAGCGCAGTCGTATGCAGCACGGCGGGATGCGCAACACCGTCAACCAGTTGCTCACCGAGCTGGACGGCGTCGGCGGGGCCAACGAGGGCGTGTTCGTGCTCGCCGCGACCAACGTCCCCTGGGACGTGGACATCGCGCTGCGGCGCCCCGGCCGGCTCGACCGCACCCTGCTCGTCCTGCCGCCGGACGCGCCCGCACGTGAGGCGATCCTCCGCTACCACCTGCGCGACCGGCCGATCGAATCCGTCGACCTGGGCAAGCTGGTCAAGGTCACCGAGGATCTGTCGGGCGCCGATCTGGCCCACCTCTGCGAATCCGCGTCGGAGCGGGCGCTCCTCGACTCGAGCCGTACCGGGGTGGTCCGGATGATCGACATGAAGGATCTGCTGGGTGCGGCGAAGGAGATCCGGCCGTCCACCGATCCCTGGTTCGCCTCGGCGCGCAATGTCGCGATGTTCGCCAACGAGGGCGGGATGTATGACGAGTTGCTCGCCTACCTGAAGAGGAAGCGCAAGCTGTGACCACTGCCGAACACCCCTTGACCGAGCAGGCGGCCGCCCTCATCGGCCTGGACCGGCTGGACGAGGCGAAGGCCCTGCTGACCAAGCGCCTCGCCGAGGACCCCGAGGACTTCCGGGCCTGGGTGCGGCTGGCGCGCTGTCATCTGCGCGAGCGGGAGTTCGAGGACGTCGTCACCACGACCGGCGAGGCACTGCGGATCGCCCCGCAGGACTGCGACGCGTGGATCGTGCGGATGTACGGGCTGCGCAGGACCGGTCGTCGCGACGAGGCGCTCGCGGCGGCCCAGGAGGCGGTGCGGATCAGCCCGCAGTCGTGGCAGGCGGTCAACGCACTCGCGGAAGCGGTCAGTGCCTGGCAGCCGCGCTGGCCCGAGGTGCTCGAACTGGCGCAGACGGCGGTCCGGCTGGCCCCGGAGGAGCCGGGGGCGTACGAGGGGCTGTGGAAGGCGGCGCTGCTCAACGGGGCCTTCGACGTGCGGGACCATGCGATCCGCGAGACGCTGCGGCTCGACCCGACGAGTGCCTGGGCGCTGCGTGAGCTCGCCGAGAAGCAGGCCGCCGCGCCCGGCACGGGGCCCAAGCGGCGGGCGGAGGTGTACGCGTCCGCGCTGGCCGCCGCCCCCGATTCCAACAGCTTGCGCATGGGGCTGGACCGGGCCGTGTTCCAGATGCTGCGCGGCACCCGGTGGCTCGCCGTGCTCAGTCTGGTGCTGGCGGGTGCGGCGATCGATCTGTTCCCGTCCGACGGGGACGGACCCGAGCTGCCGCTGCCGATCGGTACCCGGCTGTACGTTCTGGCGCTGATCGCGCTGGTCTGGGCGTTCGGCGCGTGGCGGCGCTACCGGAAGCTGCGCGCGGGGGTGCAGCTGAGTGTCCGGTCGCTGTTGCGGCGGATGTTCTGGGCGCGGCTGGTGCTGGTACAGGCGGTGGTGGGGACGCTGTGCGCGGTGGCCGTCGTGGCGGTGCCGTGGACGGACCGGGGTGTTCCGCAGGTGGTGTTCTGGCTGGGGCTCGGGCCGACGCTGCTGACGATCTGGTTCGACCGTCCGCGCACGCGGTAGCTCAGCGGGCCAGCCGGCCCAGGAGCGAACCTGCGGCGACGATGCCGACGAGCGCGGCGAAGGCGAGTATCGCGAAGTCGAGCCCCAGGTGGGCCGGCGTACCGATGAGCAGCCCGCGCAGGGCGTCGACCTGGTAGCTCAGCGGGTTCACCCTGCTGATGGCCTGGAGCCAGCCCGGCATCAGGGCGACCGGGTACAGCGCGTTGGACGCGAAGAACAGCGGCATGGTGATGGCCTGGCCGATGCCCATCAGCCGGTCGCGGGTCAGGACGATGCCGGCGATCGACATCGACAGGCAGGAGAAGAACGCCGAGGCGAGGACGACGACCACCACCACGCCGAGCAGGCGCAACGGGTTCCAGGTCATGCCGACACCGATCAGCGCGGCGATCACGATGACGACCGCCGCCTGGATCACGGCCTTCACCCCGGCGGCGAAGGCCTTGCCGGTCACCAGAGCGGTCCGGGGCGTCGGTGTGACCATGAGTTTGGTGAGGACCCCCGAGTCCCGCTCCCAGATGATCATGATGCCGTAGAAGATCGCGATGAACATGGCGGACTGGGCGATGATGCCGGGCGCCAGGAAGTCGAGATAGGGGACGCCGCCGGTCGGGATGGCGTGGATACGGGAGAACGTCACCCCGAAGATCAGCAGCCAGAGCGCCGGCTGCACGGCACGGGTGTAGATCTCGGTGCGGTCGTGGCGCAGCTTCTGCATTTCCACGACGCACATCGCGGTGACGCGCGCGGGGACGACGCGCCAGCCGGTGCGGGACGGCGGCGGGTCCAGCAGGAGAGCGAACCGCTGGTCGGGGGAGCCGGGTTCAGCCGAGGCGTGATGCGGTGCGACGGGTACGGCGGACATCGCGGAACGCTCCCTTCCCTTCATCGGAACCTGAGCCGGGGCCCGAGCCCGAGCCCGAGCCGGAGCCGGAGCCGGGGTCGTCCAGGCCGCTTCCGGAGTGGTACCGGAAGACGTCCTCCAGCGTCGGCGGCGGCAGGGCGGTCTCGCCGGACTCCCGGCGGTGCTCGATCAGTTCGGCCTTGAGCTCGGCGGGCGTGCCGAGCGCGCGGAGCCTGCCGAGGTGCATGAGGGCCAGCCGGTCGCAGCGCTGATCGGCCTCGTCCATGGAGTGGGTGGTGACCAGCACGGTCATCCCGGTGCCGGTCCGGATCTCGGTGATGCGGTCCCAGACGCTGTCGCGCGCGATCGGGTCCAGGCCGATGGTCGGTTCGTCCAGGATCATCAGGCGGGGTGCGCTGACCAGGGCCTGGGCCAGTTCGAGGCGGCGCACCATGCCGCCGGAGTAGGTGGCGGCGAGCCGGTGCGCCTGGGGGCCGAGGCCGACCGCGTCCAGCGCCTGTGCGACGCGGGCCGCGCGCTGGCGGCGGGGCACGTCGAAGACGCGGGCGAAGAGGGCGACGTTCTCCCGGCCGGTGAGGCCGGCGTCGGCCGACAGTTGCTGCGGTACGTAACCGAGCAGGCGCCGTACGGCCATCTTCTGCCGCGCCGCGTCATGGCCGAACACCTCGATGACACCGGACGGCACGGGCAGCAAGGTGGTGATCGCGCGCATGGTGGTCGTCTTGCCCGCGCCGTTGGGCCCGAGCAGGCCGAAGACCTCGCCGGGGCGGACCAGCAGGTCCAGCCCGTCGACGGCTTTCGACGTGCCGAAGGAGTAGGTCAGACCGGTGCAGCTGAGAGCGGGGGTCACGGGGGCTCCTCCCCTTCGCGCAATGAGTCGCCGAGTCTGCGCAGTGACGGAAGCGCGGCGGTCAGCGCGGCCCGGTCGGCCGCGTCGAGCTTCGCGACGTGTTCACGGAAGAGCGCGTCGCGCCGGGCACGCCACTCGCGCAGCCGCGCGACGCCTGCGGGGGTCGGGTACAGCAGCGCGGCACGCCCGTCACCGGGGTCGCTCTCCCGTCGCAACAGTCCTTGCGTGACCAGGTGATTGACCAGGGTGCTGACGGAGTTGGCCGCGAGGCAGAGGTCGTGCGCGGCGGCGGAGACCCGGATGCCGGGTTCGGCGTCGACGAGACGGAGCAGTTCGGCGTGCGCCCCACGCAGCCTGGGTGGGGGCAACCCGCTCCACAGCCGTCGCCGGGCGAGCCTCTGGATGCGGGGCAGAAGTCCGGCGAGCTCATCAGGTAGGTCACCTGCCGCCATACAGCCATTTTAGCTCTGTGTGCGAGGTATCGGCCCGGGTGCGACTGTCACAGTCCGACGGGGGGCCGCAGCGACGGCGACGGGGTTGACGCACGGTGACGAATCGGGTGCGCTGCCGGTGGACATCGAGACGGCACCACGGAAGAGGAGTGCCCGGCGAGAAGTCGTCAGTGACAGGTTCTCGCCACCCGACGTACCCCTTGTGAGCGACTGTCCGGCCGGTCAGGATGGCCGCCATGCTTGAGGTGTTGGGCGTCGACCCCGAATCCGAGACCGTGTATGCCGCGCTGCTCGACGGGCAGGCCGTGGCCGCGGACGAACTGGCACGCACCATCGGGTTCCCACCGACCCGGGTGCGCGCGGCGCTGCGTCGGCTCCAGTCGTGCGGGCTCGTCGGCCGCCACCACGGGCCTCCGGCCACCTACGTCGCCATCGATCCGGAAGTCGCCCTGGACGCACTGCTGTTGGGGCGACAGGAGCAGCTGCACAAGGCGAGGGTCCGGGCCGGGGAGTTCACCGAGCGTTTCCGTCGGGCGGCGGCCGACCGGGACCCGGCCGAGGTCATCGAGATCATCACAGGCGCGGAGGCCGTGCAGCAGCGGGGCCACCAAGTGATCCGCAGCGCACAGCAACAGCTGCGCGTCTTCGACAAACCGCCCTACCACGCCGACAGTGAACTAGACCCGAACCAGGCCGAACTCGACCTGCTCGCCCGTGGGGTGTCCGTCCGGGGCCTGTACGACGCGGAGAGCATCGACATGCCCGGCCGGGTGCATCTGCTGCGCATGTGGGCGGCGGCGGGCGAACAGGCCCGGGTGCTGGCCGACGTCCCCGCCAAGATGGCTCTCGCCGACGACCGGCTGGCGCTCCTGCCGCTGCGTCCCGGCTCGGGCCCGGACCCGAGCCCATCCTTCGTCGTCCTGCGCCGGTCGGCGATCCTCGACGCGCTGGCGGCGCTCTTCGAAGCACTGTGGGCGGTCGCCCAGCCGCTACGCCTGGACGGTGTGGAGAGCGAGGACCCGCACGCCCTGTCGGCGGAGGACCAGTTGCTGGTCAGCCTGCTGACCGCGGGCCTGCCGGACGAGGCCATCGCCCGCCAGGCCGGCGTCAGTTACCGCACGTTGCAGCGCCGACTGCACGCGCTGATGGAACGGGCCGACGCGCACACCCGGTTCCAGCTGGGCATCTACGCGGCAGCCCACGGCTGGGTGAACGGAGCAGCCCCCGGGGAACTCACCGCCGACGAATAGACCGCGTCGGCCTCACCGCTCCGGGAACCGCTCCCCGCACCTGCTGCAGAACACCGGCGCCGGATCGGCCGAGAGGCGGCCGCAGCCGGGACAGACCCGGTCCAGCATGCAGGGCCCCTCGCCGCCTTCGTGCGCCGCCGGGACCTCGACCGAGGGCTTGACGGTCAGGCCCGGACGGCGGCGGTGGACGGTGAGGTACGCCAGGCCGTCCGGTCCGGCCGCGAGGGCGCGGCGGGAGGTGCGGGGCAGCCAGAGGACCGTGGTGGGGGCGAGCTCCAGGACCTCTGCGCCCCTGGCCACCCGGCCGCTTCCCGCGATGACGACGAGGAGCACGTCGAGGACGTCCTCCTGATGCTCACCGACCTCGGCGCCCGGCGGCAGACGCACCAGGTTGGCGTCCAGCTCCCGCCCCTGTTCGGCCAGTTGCCAGAGTGCACCGCGCCGGTCGGGGGCTGCGATGGCGAGCAGATCGTCGAGTACGGCCAGGACCCGTGGGGTGGAAATCACGGCAGCCACGCTACGCCCCGCCATAAGGTGAGCCCTTTGGCCCGGACCGGAAGGACGACGCCGCCATGGACCGCGAGCCCGGCGAGAAGTACCCGCCGATCGAACCGTACGACCAGGGCATGCTCGATGTCGGTGACGGCAACCTCGTGCACTGGGAGGTCTGC is drawn from Streptomyces sp. NBC_01717 and contains these coding sequences:
- a CDS encoding AAA family ATPase, with the protein product MSPESPLIQSMRTAVATAPTDVPLRLHLAELLLGEGLSEAAVAEAAVALQHAPGDAGARALMMRAMGLPAPAAEKPEPTPAPEKPRAQEPAPEVPDAPAPPTGFDWAAAENEVADAVPPRFVTSGPTSTAPEAPLAADDGGAPGDATAWEVDTPGTVTLADVGGMEEIKERLEAAFLAPMRNPELGRLYGKSLRGGLLMYGPPGCGKTFIARAVAGELGASFMSVSINDVLDMWMGNSERNMHEVFETARRQAPCVLFLDEVDALGAKRSRMQHGGMRNTVNQLLTELDGVGGANEGVFVLAATNVPWDVDIALRRPGRLDRTLLVLPPDAPAREAILRYHLRDRPIESVDLGKLVKVTEDLSGADLAHLCESASERALLDSSRTGVVRMIDMKDLLGAAKEIRPSTDPWFASARNVAMFANEGGMYDELLAYLKRKRKL
- a CDS encoding tetratricopeptide repeat protein, with the translated sequence MTTAEHPLTEQAAALIGLDRLDEAKALLTKRLAEDPEDFRAWVRLARCHLREREFEDVVTTTGEALRIAPQDCDAWIVRMYGLRRTGRRDEALAAAQEAVRISPQSWQAVNALAEAVSAWQPRWPEVLELAQTAVRLAPEEPGAYEGLWKAALLNGAFDVRDHAIRETLRLDPTSAWALRELAEKQAAAPGTGPKRRAEVYASALAAAPDSNSLRMGLDRAVFQMLRGTRWLAVLSLVLAGAAIDLFPSDGDGPELPLPIGTRLYVLALIALVWAFGAWRRYRKLRAGVQLSVRSLLRRMFWARLVLVQAVVGTLCAVAVVAVPWTDRGVPQVVFWLGLGPTLLTIWFDRPRTR
- a CDS encoding ABC transporter permease, translated to MSAVPVAPHHASAEPGSPDQRFALLLDPPPSRTGWRVVPARVTAMCVVEMQKLRHDRTEIYTRAVQPALWLLIFGVTFSRIHAIPTGGVPYLDFLAPGIIAQSAMFIAIFYGIMIIWERDSGVLTKLMVTPTPRTALVTGKAFAAGVKAVIQAAVVIVIAALIGVGMTWNPLRLLGVVVVVVLASAFFSCLSMSIAGIVLTRDRLMGIGQAITMPLFFASNALYPVALMPGWLQAISRVNPLSYQVDALRGLLIGTPAHLGLDFAILAFAALVGIVAAGSLLGRLAR
- a CDS encoding ABC transporter ATP-binding protein, with the translated sequence MARRGGAPVTPALSCTGLTYSFGTSKAVDGLDLLVRPGEVFGLLGPNGAGKTTTMRAITTLLPVPSGVIEVFGHDAARQKMAVRRLLGYVPQQLSADAGLTGRENVALFARVFDVPRRQRAARVAQALDAVGLGPQAHRLAATYSGGMVRRLELAQALVSAPRLMILDEPTIGLDPIARDSVWDRITEIRTGTGMTVLVTTHSMDEADQRCDRLALMHLGRLRALGTPAELKAELIEHRRESGETALPPPTLEDVFRYHSGSGLDDPGSGSGSGSGSGPGSGSDEGKGAFRDVRRTRRTASRLG
- a CDS encoding MarR family winged helix-turn-helix transcriptional regulator produces the protein MAAGDLPDELAGLLPRIQRLARRRLWSGLPPPRLRGAHAELLRLVDAEPGIRVSAAAHDLCLAANSVSTLVNHLVTQGLLRRESDPGDGRAALLYPTPAGVARLREWRARRDALFREHVAKLDAADRAALTAALPSLRRLGDSLREGEEPP
- a CDS encoding helix-turn-helix domain-containing protein, which produces MLEVLGVDPESETVYAALLDGQAVAADELARTIGFPPTRVRAALRRLQSCGLVGRHHGPPATYVAIDPEVALDALLLGRQEQLHKARVRAGEFTERFRRAAADRDPAEVIEIITGAEAVQQRGHQVIRSAQQQLRVFDKPPYHADSELDPNQAELDLLARGVSVRGLYDAESIDMPGRVHLLRMWAAAGEQARVLADVPAKMALADDRLALLPLRPGSGPDPSPSFVVLRRSAILDALAALFEALWAVAQPLRLDGVESEDPHALSAEDQLLVSLLTAGLPDEAIARQAGVSYRTLQRRLHALMERADAHTRFQLGIYAAAHGWVNGAAPGELTADE
- a CDS encoding cupin domain-containing protein, whose translation is MISTPRVLAVLDDLLAIAAPDRRGALWQLAEQGRELDANLVRLPPGAEVGEHQEDVLDVLLVVIAGSGRVARGAEVLELAPTTVLWLPRTSRRALAAGPDGLAYLTVHRRRPGLTVKPSVEVPAAHEGGEGPCMLDRVCPGCGRLSADPAPVFCSRCGERFPER